A single window of Shewanella sp. Choline-02u-19 DNA harbors:
- a CDS encoding DMT family transporter, translating to MGWILFTFLAASMQAWRNAFQSQLSKDVNTAAVTLARFLWATPIALVYLGGLYYWQPVGLPFVTLTFSLYVLAAAAMQILATVLMVKLFKMRNFAVGAGLAKSEALMAAIFGVVFFGTYLSWLGWLGVLLGGVAVFIMSSGHKLKQISIPTVMLGIACGSAFALTSLWVRAASLSLDLPFPHRAAWVLLFVIAIQTSVLVLYAYVVDRRTIDSLLKRPKLTLLTSTTSCLGSIGWFSAMSLQTVPYVKTLGQIEVFFTLLIAAFWLKEKVKIKDMAALVMIAIAAILVMWG from the coding sequence ATGGGATGGATTCTTTTTACTTTTCTTGCCGCGTCAATGCAGGCATGGCGTAACGCATTTCAAAGCCAACTCAGTAAAGACGTTAATACCGCAGCGGTAACTTTGGCGCGCTTTTTATGGGCGACGCCTATTGCACTGGTTTATTTAGGCGGTTTATATTATTGGCAGCCGGTCGGGCTGCCTTTTGTTACTCTGACATTTAGCCTTTATGTGCTTGCAGCCGCAGCAATGCAGATCCTTGCCACCGTGCTGATGGTTAAGCTGTTCAAAATGCGAAACTTTGCAGTGGGTGCTGGTTTAGCTAAAAGTGAAGCTTTGATGGCTGCTATTTTTGGCGTGGTATTTTTTGGCACTTACCTATCATGGCTAGGCTGGTTGGGAGTCTTGCTTGGCGGTGTTGCTGTTTTCATCATGAGCAGTGGTCATAAGTTAAAACAGATATCCATTCCCACTGTGATGCTAGGTATCGCTTGTGGCAGTGCATTTGCACTGACTTCACTTTGGGTACGAGCTGCTAGTCTAAGTTTGGATCTGCCATTTCCTCACCGTGCGGCCTGGGTACTATTGTTCGTTATTGCGATCCAGACATCGGTACTAGTGTTGTATGCCTATGTGGTTGATCGAAGGACGATTGATAGCCTATTAAAACGCCCGAAACTGACGTTATTAACCAGTACCACCAGTTGTTTAGGCTCTATTGGTTGGTTTAGCGCTATGTCTCTGCAAACAGTGCCGTATGTTAAAACACTTGGGCAAATTGAGGTGTTCTTTACGCTGTTAATTGCCGCTTTCTGGTTAAAAGAAAAGGTCAAAATAAAAGATATGGCTGCGCTAGTGATGATCGCAATCGCGGCGATTTTGGTGATGTGGGGTTAA
- a CDS encoding phosphatase PAP2 family protein: MSKPTTSINMRLPTTEFAPSINIRTSIWLYLAALSLTLFSVLFLDRGIASWMHQYSHASYIFKPLSQMPLLFEILSALVLICCITPKGREKFASLALTLTITLIMASAVRVSAKFAFGRTWPETWVHTATGSNPSWITDGVEGFHPFAQGLAYNSFPSGHALFTFALVSVFWWRFPRLKGIWMIAMLGAIAGQVGQNYHFLGDLLAGATFGVLAAHISINISRYLSHRYQAG; encoded by the coding sequence ATGAGTAAGCCTACAACTTCAATTAACATGCGTTTACCTACTACAGAGTTTGCGCCATCAATTAATATCCGCACCAGTATATGGCTGTACCTTGCCGCCCTATCACTGACACTTTTCAGTGTGCTATTTCTCGATCGCGGCATTGCCAGTTGGATGCATCAGTATAGTCACGCCAGTTATATCTTTAAACCCTTGAGTCAAATGCCGCTACTGTTTGAAATATTATCCGCCTTGGTACTTATCTGCTGCATTACCCCCAAAGGCCGAGAAAAGTTTGCTTCGCTCGCACTCACGCTCACTATTACCTTAATCATGGCCAGTGCCGTTCGTGTGAGTGCTAAGTTTGCCTTTGGTCGTACTTGGCCTGAAACTTGGGTCCATACCGCAACGGGGAGCAATCCATCCTGGATTACCGATGGTGTAGAGGGCTTCCACCCATTTGCCCAAGGGCTCGCTTATAACTCCTTTCCCTCTGGGCATGCCCTTTTTACCTTCGCACTAGTGAGCGTATTTTGGTGGCGGTTTCCACGCTTAAAAGGGATTTGGATGATAGCCATGTTAGGGGCGATAGCTGGACAAGTCGGCCAGAACTACCATTTCTTAGGTGATCTACTTGCAGGGGCAACCTTCGGAGTCCTAGCAGCTCACATATCGATTAACATAAGCCGCTATCTATCGCATAGATATCAGGCTGGTTAG
- a CDS encoding methionine/alanine import family NSS transporter small subunit, producing the protein MSTGAIIMMVLALIITWGGAAICIAIAMKASRKQ; encoded by the coding sequence ATGAGTACTGGAGCAATCATTATGATGGTACTTGCACTGATCATCACTTGGGGTGGCGCTGCAATCTGTATTGCTATTGCAATGAAAGCATCACGCAAGCAATAA